A window of Rosa rugosa chromosome 7, drRosRugo1.1, whole genome shotgun sequence genomic DNA:
GTACAAGTTCGAATCTCACATTCTCCACCATTTCATTTTCACCAATGCGTAAATGAGAAACAACAACATCTATCCTCTAATGCAACATCTAATGGGGATGTTAACctccaaacaaattaacaaagaTTCCCCAATCCGTATAAGCCACGCATACGCAAGTCCACGCTAACCCCACCACAGCAGATAACCCCTTCCCCCAATGATTAGATTCATTTTtactcaaaacaaaaaagctgttgaaattgaaaataaaataaaaatagttgTTATGGTACCAAAAAGCCCACCACCCACTATAAcccaaaaaaattcaaaattgtttccttttccaaaaaaaaaaattaaaattaaagccAAACAGCCTCATCGTCTCTCTATAAAGCTGCATCAAATCCAGTGTGTGTTTCTCGAAGCTCTGGTGATAATGGCGTCGGTGGGCCAGGCCGCGGAGGTGTACGAGCCGAAGCCACTCCAAGTCTGGCGAGCTCTGATGAACTGGTTGGGCTTCTTCTTCCAGATCATCGTTCAGATCCTCAGAGGCGCCCCCTGCCTCGCTCATTTGCTGTCGTACGTTCCTCTCctcgcttcttcttcttctttcaggCCCTTGCCTGTCAGTGAAATCCCTCTCAACGACACGTCGTCCTCCGCCCACGCCAACCTCGAAAACGGCGTCGTAACCGACGATCACCGCCTTCAAAAGCTCACGGTAATGCAGTTTCATTTCCCAGTTTGTTTATTGAGCTCAATTGGTATTAGGATGTGAAATAAAATCTGGGTTGTTATCAAAATTGTAGCTTTTTGTTCAATTGCACTTGAATTTGATCATCCTAGTGTTGTTAATTTGCTTCTTTAGAATTGAAATTGTTTAACCGAGCCAAAAAAATTACGAGATTTTAGCATTGTTAGTATTTTCTGAACTGGTCTAGTTGTTGCTGTAAGAGATTTAGACAATGAGCTTATGGTTATTGGAGTTGAAACTAATGCTTGGTGCAAAAATTGATTCTAGCGTTTGGTATTATGTAAATGCTGGGTTTTAATGTGGATTTTGTAATGTGTAGGTAGTTCTTGACTTAGATGAGACGCTAGTGTGTGCGTACGAAACATCTTCCTTGCCTGCTATTGTTCGAACTCAAGCAACAGATGCTGGGTTGAAGTGGTTTGAGATAGAATGTGTATCTTCAGACAAGGTTGGTATACTTGTCTCTGCAACTAATGtgcttatttttgtttttccatTTAGTAGTGTGTTTTGTGTTGGGGTTGTGTTTGATATTATCTATTTTTTGGGTTTGGAGGAGTCTGATGGTAAACCGAAGATCAGTTATGTGACAGTGTTTGAACGTCCTGGTTTGCACGAGTTCTTGAAACGGATCTGTGAATTTGCTGATCTTGTCCTATTTACTGCTGGTCTTGAAGGTTTGCTGTTTCTTTGGCTTCACAAATTTATATTTGCTCTAGTTTTGTGATTTTTAAAGACGATAAGACTGTGGGCATTGTACAGGTTATGCTAGGCCACTTGTTGACAGAATTGATTTGGAGAACAGATTTAAGCTTCGTCTTTATCGGCCTGCTACAGTTACCACGTAAGTTATTCATTGCCCTTCGGATGGGAACCCTTCCTCATATGAGCATGCCTGATGTgcacaatttcagtttctaCTTTTAAGTGTGTGCTTCTTGGGACCTTTGAGAATCTTGATGACTGTTGAAAATTGGGAATGCATTATATCTCATATAGTGGTAGAGGCTGATCATGGTAAAGTATGTGTTTCCCTCTGTTTTGATACCCCCGGCAATAGAAGAGTATACACCATAaccgcctttgatgaaacttgCATGTTTCGTATTCTGACACGCCTTCATTAGGATTTTTCTTCATCTGATCCCTTTTGGAGCCATTGATGCGGGGACCACGCGTGTTGACCTAACCCATGAAAGCTTTTCATAGAAAGTGCATACAGAATCCTGATTGTTTTGTTTGCTTATTTTGTCAAAGTTGTCAACAATGTGAACATTTGCTAGGCTGCAGATGTGAAACTTTTATGTTTCATTATTTACACTATATGCATTGTTGGTTATAAATCATTCAAAATTATGTAGTTATCAGGCTTCAACCTTGGAAACATCTCTGAAGTTGTGTATACCACAGGGAAAACCGGGATCATGTGAAAGATCTGTCTTGTATATCAAAAGATCTCTGTCGAGTTGTTATTGTTGACAACAACCCATTTAGTTTTCTGCTGCAACCGGTGAATGGAGTTCCATGTATTCCGTTTTCTGCTGGACATCCATATGATGACCAGGTAACTGATTTGCTTGCATTTCAAGAAGTTGAATACTATATGAAACTTGCTTTAATATCCTTTGTGTATATTTCATGTGGATTCTTCAGCTCTTGGAGGTGCTGCTTCCACTCCTCCAGCACCTCGCCCAGCAAAAGGATGTGAGGCCTGTGCTTTATGAGAGATTCCACATGCCGGAATGGTTTCAAATGCATGGAATTACTATTTCTGGTTAGACATTGTAATGTTTGCTAGGTCACTAATGGATGACAGCTGCAATTTTTCTCAAAGAACCTGACTAGATACTTATTGGTTCGAAGCATTTCTTCAGATCATATTATTCTTGTATCAATGTTCTTCATTGGTGCCGGCCGGCCATGAAAATGATCAAGTTTATTGGATTACCTGCAAGGATAATGGCTTCATATATATCAGCAGTTTAAGTATGATGGTAGACTTAAGTCCGATTCTTTTGTAATTAAACAATATTCAATTAGGCTGCAGACCGCAGAAGCTGTTGTAATGAATACCTTTTCTTATCATTAAGATTTAGGCGAGTTTGCTTTCCGACCGTAATGAAGTATTGCAGCTTGGAGATGTTATCATCCAATTTGATATATTTTTCCACTGGCTAGCAATGCAGAAATAGAATATCCACTTCGATATTTCAATAACTACAGTAAAAGTTAGTAATGTAAGCAGGGCCAGTCCTGAGAATTCAGAGACCTGAAAATTTGATTGAGGTCTTATGTTCATTGCATAAtgacttaaaaaataaaataaaaaagaacctACTaacagaaggaaaaagaaaatgtgTAACAAAAATGAATGTGAGTGTAATAAAACagacaaaccaaaaaaaaaagagggaagggagatcttaaaaaaaaaaattaaaaaaattaaaaagagaagaaaggaagATAAAAAAGCAGTCTGGGACTCGAACTAGTGACAAGGGAATGAAAGCGCCCAAAAGTGCCAGCTTACAAAGTGGACTACACAAGTTTTTTTGTACAAGTATGGAACTATATATAGACACAGAGACAGACACAGACACAGACACACACACGCGCGCAACGTCCGCACTGTCCCAAAAGTGCGAACGCCGATGCTTCTGCTCCGTTCAGGTGGTGACGGTGCGGCGGGatttgccggacggaggccaagGGTCGATCTTGACCTTCTTCTTGCTGGTGGACTGGCCGGTTACCGGTTTGCAGTCGCTGCCCAGAACTTTGAAGTTTTAGGTGAGGTCGCTACCCAGAACCTtcgacctcgatcgctgcccaaAAGCTGTCTGGAATGCCTCTAGCCTCCGTCAGACAAGATTTGTGCCGCCATCGGCTCCTGATTGCTACAGAAgtatcgacgtccgcacttttggggcagtgcggacgtccgcctctgatcctctatatatatatatatatatatatatatatatatatttatttatatttatatttattatttgaacTAGGAGTCGGAGGCCTTGTGCGGCGGCACCACCTGGACACCCCCAAGGCCGCCCCTGAATGTAAGCTATTTGGATATGAGCAGGCTTCTTTAGCTCCTTCGCACAATGATCTTGTCTCTATAGCATGATGCAAGAAAAATATCTTGTTTTGGTTAGTCTGTTAGGCTACATTATTGTCATCAGCTTCGGCAAACTTCTCTGATCTCTCAATTTGAGAGTGTTTTAATAGCGTCAAGATTAATTTGCTCAGTACCATTTGATCTTGTATATCAGATTATCAGTAACCCGTTAGCGCATGTTAAGAAACGATGCAGCAAACGAAACGCATcatcaatggccgttttgaaaAAGCTACGCATTGACACTGACAACGTCTTAGCATGCTTAAAGCAACTCCACCGGTGCCCTCTTGACCGGTCTCCAGCTGGGCAAGGTGAGGTGGTGACCTCCATTTCAGAAAAAATGGCTTCCACCGGTTGATTGTTGACCGGCTAAATCATGGCTTCTGGCATCCCAGGCGAAGAAAAAGGGCAGCTGCTTGACTGAAAACTTGACCGATCTTGGCCGGCTGCCAGCTCGGTCCAATGGCAACGTGGGTGACGTCGGCGTCTTCGGTGGAGAGAAGAGACGTGAGAAGCAAGGCGCGTCTTCTACAGCTTCTTGTCGTGTAGCGGAACTCTTCCTGGTTCAAGAGCATTTCCCATACCTGCCACGTCCATGCCAAACTCTGATGGCAAGAAACgctacaagaaaaaaaagaaaataacagaAGGTTAATTCCTTTTCAATGAGTTTGAGACCATTTCTCAATGACCATCCATGTAAGAAATCAACCAAGTGGAAATCGTTTCTAGTCATTTGATTATATACCATGCTCGTCATTATGTTTTTGCACACAAATTGTATTTATTTGTATGATTGAGATAACCAATTGGTTTATAATGTGACGCCTTTTttatattgaaaaaaatatTCTCTACGTGGTTGAGATCTCAAATATAAATGATTAATTGATTATGatcaatgtattttttttttttttgaagaaagggCCGGTGCAACTGATCTTAGGTCTTGACCATTAATATTGAAACCAAAGAATACATAGGAGGGACATAGTGCCTAAACTCCAAATTATAATAGCAATCACAATTATGAcattaattatccataaatctccattattaccatctatttatatcaaatatatttcaattttacaattaaaaaaaaaattcaatgaacagtaactgattGGTCAAGAAACAGAACGGGTGGAAACTCATGTCCAGTGGCAATGAATAGTTTCTTGACTGGTCGACCTAgtgacttttcgaccttgacatttacccccaacgggtggacttgctcttagacGCCCCATGCAGGCCAACACGTTTAAAAATCAACTGCTAAGACTAATTATAGTTTTCCATTTGTGCCCTTCTTCTCTACTCAAAACTTTTTGCTGATGTGATCGCTTTTGAGTCCTTGATATGTAGTTAATGAAAAatgagaattccacaaatggtcactcaactatgactcattcgacactttggtcacttaagtttcaaatatatcactatggtcactcaactattacactgtcaatcactttagtcacccaagaggtattttatctcactttgatcacttctcccaatcattctaatacatatttctcaaattttcacaattggttggacgaaaatatcattaatattgtagcaaataatttttttttatgaaaaaagaataaagaagtgactaaagtgaataacagagttaaagttgagtgaccaaagtgatatatttaaaaggtgagtgaccaaaatgtcgaataggtaaaagttgagtgaccatttgtgatattctccctaaTGAAAATGATTAAAAACCACGAAGAAACAAGGCTGAGAGAGAGCCAAAGAGAGGATCCTTATCAAAACTTTATAAATAAGATGATAAATTATAAGAAACGACAGTCACAAGATAATATGTATTCTCTCAAAAACTATTTTTCTCTCAAAACTCTAGgagtagacctgtaaatggaccggatttggagcggatcgacctaaatccaaatccgtttactaataaaaaaattcaatccAAACCCGCTCCATTAACCCAGCGGATCGTttatagctcgatccaaatccgtatccgccggattaacggatacccgaccCGCTAATCCGATTAGTCtacaattttaaatatttttaaaatttaaatagtaatattatagttatatcatgatacctcctataatattaataaaatattaaaataacatGAAGAATATCACTGAAAGTAAaattacattatcaatatattCCCAACACCCTATAAAATAAGAGAGAGACGTCTAGAGATGTGTATGAGATTAATTGTTCTTCTAGCTTTTTGGTAAACTAAACGAAGCCTTTATCAATAATGCTTCTTAGGTGATAGACTGATGGACTTTCTTTATGAAGAACGTCCTTAGGTTTTTGCAAAAAagttgtattagaaattctttatatcttatattttatatttttcaaaaaataataatgtattgaaaaaataatattatattattaTGAAAACGGATCGGATTGACCTAAATTCATATTTGATATGTTAAATAAAttggttaacggattcggatcattaacggatcaacagATCAAAACTTTcaatccaaacccgtccaatagccaCGGATTCAGAGCGGGTCCAGATCAAAATTCGATC
This region includes:
- the LOC133721165 gene encoding uncharacterized protein LOC133721165 isoform X3, with the protein product MASVGQAAEVYEPKPLQVWRALMNWLGFFFQIIVQILRGAPCLAHLLSYVPLLASSSSFRPLPVSEIPLNDTSSSAHANLENGVVTDDHRLQKLTVVLDLDETLVCAYETSSLPAIVRTQATDAGLKWFEIECVSSDKSDGKPKISYVTVFERPGLHEFLKRICEFADLVLFTAGLEGYARPLVDRIDLENRFKLRLYRPATVTTENRDHVKDLSCISKDLCRVVIVDNNPFSFLLQPVNGVPCIPFSAGHPYDDQLLEVLLPLLQHLAQQKDVRPVLYERFHMPEWFQMHGITISG
- the LOC133721165 gene encoding uncharacterized protein LOC133721165 isoform X1 yields the protein MASVGQAAEVYEPKPLQVWRALMNWLGFFFQIIVQILRGAPCLAHLLSYVPLLASSSSFRPLPVSEIPLNDTSSSAHANLENGVVTDDHRLQKLTVVLDLDETLVCAYETSSLPAIVRTQATDAGLKWFEIECVSSDKESDGKPKISYVTVFERPGLHEFLKRICEFADLVLFTAGLEGYARPLVDRIDLENRFKLRLYRPATVTTENRDHVKDLSCISKDLCRVVIVDNNPFSFLLQPVNGVPCIPFSAGHPYDDQVTDLLAFQEVEYYMKLALISFVYISCGFFSSWRCCFHSSSTSPSKRM
- the LOC133721165 gene encoding uncharacterized protein LOC133721165 isoform X2, whose protein sequence is MASVGQAAEVYEPKPLQVWRALMNWLGFFFQIIVQILRGAPCLAHLLSYVPLLASSSSFRPLPVSEIPLNDTSSSAHANLENGVVTDDHRLQKLTVVLDLDETLVCAYETSSLPAIVRTQATDAGLKWFEIECVSSDKESDGKPKISYVTVFERPGLHEFLKRICEFADLVLFTAGLEGYARPLVDRIDLENRFKLRLYRPATVTTENRDHVKDLSCISKDLCRVVIVDNNPFSFLLQPVNGVPCIPFSAGHPYDDQLLEVLLPLLQHLAQQKDVRPVLYERFHMPEWFQMHGITISG